One genomic region from Amycolatopsis sp. FBCC-B4732 encodes:
- a CDS encoding carbohydrate kinase family protein has protein sequence MADRARIAVSGSIATDHLMHFPGRFAEQLVAEQLHRVSLSFLADDLVVRRGGIGANIAFGLGVLGVQPVLVGAVGADFADYRSWLERHGVDTTGVHVSEVAHTARFVCTTDEDLCQIATFYAGAMAESRNIELQPIAERAGELSLVLISPDDPEGMVRHAEECRQRGYAFAVDPSQQLARMSGEQARDFVAGAKYLFSNDYEWELLLQKTGWTEADVLAQVGMRITTLGEKGVEIVGKDGTALQIGAVPERAKADPTGVGDGFRAGFLAGLDGGLNVERAAQLGSLIAVLVLETIGTQEWTFDRADALARIGEAFGPDAADEISAVLPAA, from the coding sequence GTGGCAGACAGGGCCAGGATCGCGGTGTCCGGCAGTATCGCGACCGACCACCTCATGCACTTCCCGGGCAGGTTCGCGGAGCAGCTGGTCGCGGAGCAGCTGCACCGGGTTTCCCTGAGCTTCCTCGCCGACGACCTCGTGGTCCGGCGCGGCGGTATCGGCGCCAACATCGCTTTCGGGCTCGGGGTGCTCGGCGTGCAGCCGGTCCTCGTGGGTGCCGTCGGCGCCGACTTCGCCGACTACCGCTCCTGGCTCGAGCGCCACGGTGTCGACACCACCGGCGTGCACGTCTCGGAGGTCGCGCACACCGCGCGGTTCGTCTGCACCACCGACGAGGACCTCTGCCAGATCGCGACGTTCTACGCGGGCGCGATGGCCGAGTCCCGCAACATCGAGCTGCAGCCGATCGCCGAGCGCGCCGGGGAGCTCAGCCTGGTGCTGATCAGCCCGGACGACCCGGAGGGCATGGTCCGCCACGCGGAGGAGTGCCGCCAGCGCGGGTACGCCTTCGCCGTCGACCCGTCGCAGCAGCTGGCCCGCATGAGCGGCGAGCAGGCCCGAGACTTCGTCGCGGGCGCGAAGTACCTGTTCAGCAACGACTACGAGTGGGAGCTGCTGCTCCAGAAGACCGGCTGGACCGAGGCCGACGTCCTCGCGCAGGTCGGCATGCGGATCACGACGCTGGGTGAGAAGGGCGTCGAGATCGTCGGCAAGGACGGCACCGCCCTGCAGATCGGCGCGGTCCCGGAGCGGGCGAAGGCCGACCCGACGGGCGTCGGCGACGGCTTCCGCGCGGGCTTCCTGGCCGGCCTCGACGGCGGGCTGAACGTCGAGCGCGCGGCCCAGCTCGGCTCGCTGATCGCGGTCCTGGTCCTGGAGACGATCGGCACCCAGGAGTGGACGTTCGACCGCGCGGACGCCCTGGCCCGCATCGGCGAGGCCTTCGGCCCGGACGCGGCCGACGAGATCTCCGCGGTCCTGCCCGCGGCCTGA
- the asnB gene encoding asparagine synthase (glutamine-hydrolyzing), with product MCGLLGLICATETGAANARDAVGAAMRCQRHRGPDEQDTWADAEVVYGFNRLAFIDVEHAHQPLVWGPPEAPGRYTMNFNGEIYNYRELREELAAQHGAKFETEGDGEAIVAGFHYLGADWVKRLRGMFAFMIWDSQEKRVFGARDPFGIKPLFYSAGPGGVAFSSEKKSLLELSDVLGVAQELDRKALQHYLVLQYVPEPESLHTAIRRVESGTSFEVAPGGEVKFTRYFHPQFSAKPVNTQAEAEELHQRIADVMRDSVGKHMISDPDVTVGAFLSGGIDSTATATLAKEHNPNLIAFTTGFEREGYSEVDVAAESAAAIGVKHVVRTVTADEMMEVLPLIVWYLDDPVADPALVPLWFIAREARKHVKAVLSGEGADELFGGYTIYNEPISLAPFEKIPGGMRKLIGKVSTKIPEGTRGKDLLRRGALPLEDRYYGNARNFRDDQLRNVLRTYQEGVGFKDVTAPWYDVSRGWDPVARMQHVDLYTWLRGDILVKADKVTMANSLELRVPFLDAEVFKVAASIPLDQKLAHGTTKYALRQALAKIIPAHVLNRRKLGFPVPIRLWLRNEMYDWAKGIISDSRTEELLDKRAILALLEEHKAGQLDRSRQLWALIVFMLWHGIFVEHRIKPEVPEPVYPVKL from the coding sequence GTGTGCGGCCTGCTTGGACTGATCTGCGCGACCGAGACCGGCGCGGCCAACGCGCGTGACGCCGTCGGAGCGGCCATGCGCTGCCAGCGCCACCGCGGCCCCGACGAGCAGGACACGTGGGCCGACGCGGAGGTCGTCTACGGCTTCAACCGGCTCGCGTTCATCGACGTCGAGCACGCGCACCAGCCGCTGGTCTGGGGCCCGCCGGAGGCGCCCGGCCGGTACACGATGAACTTCAACGGCGAGATCTACAACTACCGTGAGCTGCGCGAAGAGCTCGCCGCGCAGCACGGCGCGAAGTTCGAGACCGAAGGCGACGGCGAGGCCATCGTCGCCGGCTTCCACTACCTCGGCGCCGACTGGGTCAAGCGCCTGCGCGGCATGTTCGCCTTCATGATCTGGGACTCGCAGGAGAAGCGCGTCTTCGGCGCCCGCGACCCGTTCGGCATCAAGCCGCTGTTCTACTCGGCCGGCCCCGGCGGGGTGGCGTTCTCCAGCGAGAAGAAGAGCCTGCTGGAGCTGTCGGACGTCCTCGGCGTGGCCCAGGAGCTGGACCGGAAGGCCCTGCAGCACTACCTGGTCCTGCAGTACGTGCCCGAGCCCGAGTCGCTGCACACCGCGATCCGCCGCGTCGAGTCCGGCACGTCGTTCGAGGTGGCCCCCGGCGGTGAGGTGAAGTTCACCCGCTATTTCCACCCGCAGTTCAGCGCGAAGCCGGTGAACACGCAGGCCGAGGCCGAGGAGCTGCACCAGCGCATCGCCGATGTGATGCGCGACTCGGTCGGCAAGCACATGATTTCGGACCCCGACGTCACCGTCGGCGCGTTCCTCTCCGGCGGCATCGACTCCACGGCCACCGCCACGCTGGCCAAGGAGCACAACCCGAACCTGATCGCGTTCACCACCGGGTTCGAGCGCGAGGGCTACTCCGAGGTCGACGTCGCCGCCGAGTCGGCCGCCGCGATCGGCGTGAAGCACGTGGTCCGGACGGTCACGGCGGACGAGATGATGGAGGTGCTGCCGCTCATCGTCTGGTACCTCGACGACCCGGTGGCCGACCCCGCGCTGGTCCCGCTCTGGTTCATCGCCCGCGAAGCCCGCAAGCACGTCAAGGCGGTGCTCTCGGGCGAGGGCGCGGACGAGCTGTTCGGCGGCTACACGATCTACAACGAGCCGATCTCGCTGGCGCCGTTCGAGAAGATCCCGGGCGGGATGCGCAAGCTCATCGGCAAGGTGTCGACGAAGATCCCGGAAGGCACCCGCGGCAAGGACCTGCTCCGCCGCGGCGCGCTGCCGCTGGAGGACCGCTACTACGGCAACGCCCGCAACTTCCGCGACGACCAGCTGCGCAACGTCCTTCGCACGTACCAGGAAGGCGTGGGCTTCAAGGACGTCACGGCGCCCTGGTACGACGTCTCGCGCGGCTGGGACCCGGTGGCCCGCATGCAGCACGTCGACCTCTACACGTGGCTGCGCGGCGACATCCTGGTCAAGGCCGACAAGGTGACGATGGCGAACTCGCTGGAGCTGCGGGTGCCGTTCCTCGACGCCGAGGTGTTCAAGGTCGCGGCGTCGATCCCGCTGGACCAGAAGCTCGCCCACGGCACCACGAAGTACGCGCTGCGCCAGGCACTGGCCAAGATCATCCCGGCGCACGTGCTGAACCGCCGCAAGCTCGGCTTCCCGGTCCCGATCCGGCTGTGGCTGCGCAACGAGATGTACGACTGGGCCAAGGGCATCATCAGCGACTCGCGGACCGAGGAGCTGCTGGACAAGAGGGCGATCCTGGCGCTGCTGGAGGAGCACAAGGCGGGCCAGCTCGACCGCAGCCGCCAGCTGTGGGCGCTGATCGTCTTCATGCTGTGGCACGGCATCTTCGTCGAGCACCGCATCAAGCCCGAGGTCCCCGAGCCGGTGTACCCGGTCAAGCTCTGA
- a CDS encoding ribonuclease E inhibitor RraB, with protein MGLVNRLLNLVKRRETPVLGPDDPGLEIVAEAFDPVVADSAVLAGSPGWVSTAPAVLRHHLLLPPDRVAEAASILAQDGYDLREQAPAGELVRVHAVRVQVLDALHCAQERSRMAGLAQRLGGDALGWDALQPEPTA; from the coding sequence ATGGGTTTGGTGAACCGCCTGCTCAACCTGGTCAAGAGGCGCGAAACGCCTGTTCTCGGGCCCGACGACCCCGGCCTGGAGATCGTCGCGGAGGCCTTCGACCCGGTCGTCGCGGACTCAGCCGTGCTCGCGGGTTCACCCGGTTGGGTCAGCACCGCACCGGCCGTCCTGCGGCACCACCTGCTGCTGCCGCCGGACCGGGTCGCCGAAGCGGCGTCGATCCTCGCCCAGGACGGCTACGACCTGCGGGAACAGGCTCCGGCGGGCGAGCTGGTGCGGGTGCACGCGGTGCGCGTCCAGGTGCTCGACGCGCTCCACTGCGCCCAGGAACGGTCCCGGATGGCGGGTCTCGCGCAACGTCTGGGTGGCGACGCGCTGGGCTGGGACGCGCTCCAGCCGGAGCCGACCGCGTGA
- a CDS encoding cytochrome c oxidase subunit 4 encodes MKAEARIFFIVATFAVFMAAVYWVWTAAAATHGPEPVGIVSLFLTGGLAFLAGSYMQFVARRIEPRPEDREDAEISDGAGELGFFSPGSYWPVAMAATAALAALALAFFHIWLLVIALVALLITIGGLVFEYHTGPSHD; translated from the coding sequence ATGAAGGCCGAAGCCCGCATCTTCTTCATCGTGGCGACCTTCGCCGTGTTCATGGCGGCGGTGTACTGGGTGTGGACCGCGGCGGCCGCGACCCACGGCCCGGAGCCGGTGGGCATCGTCTCGCTGTTCCTGACCGGCGGCCTGGCGTTCCTCGCGGGCAGCTACATGCAGTTCGTCGCCCGCCGCATCGAGCCGCGGCCGGAAGACCGCGAAGACGCCGAGATCAGCGACGGTGCCGGCGAGCTGGGCTTCTTCAGCCCGGGCAGCTACTGGCCGGTCGCGATGGCGGCCACGGCGGCCCTCGCGGCGCTGGCGCTGGCGTTCTTCCACATCTGGCTGCTGGTGATCGCGCTCGTCGCGCTGCTCATCACCATCGGCGGGCTGGTGTTCGAGTACCACACGGGCCCTTCGCACGACTGA
- the trpD gene encoding anthranilate phosphoribosyltransferase yields the protein MSTPVPRTWPPLLKQLVAGIDLSAEDTAWAMDQIMSGAASPARIAGFAVALRAKGETPEEIAGMAATMLAHARRVELDRPAVDIVGTGGDGSNSVNISTMATIVTAAAGAPVAKHGNRSASSKSGAADVLEALGVRISLPPEDVRRSLTEVGIGFFLASAFHPALRHAGPVRSELGIPTTFNLLGPLTNPAQPGAAVIGCAYQDKTRVLAETFARRGTTALIVRGDDGLDEITTTTTSTVWVVTGGTVTERSLDPADLGIPRATADDLRGGDAAANAEVVRELVGGKPGPVRDAVLINAAAALAAFTGFSESLEDDLRAGLARAAEAIDSGAAATMLDRWIAFS from the coding sequence GTGAGCACCCCGGTCCCCCGCACCTGGCCACCCCTGCTCAAGCAGCTCGTCGCGGGCATCGATCTCTCCGCCGAAGACACGGCGTGGGCGATGGACCAGATCATGAGCGGGGCCGCGAGCCCGGCCCGGATCGCCGGGTTCGCGGTGGCGCTGCGCGCCAAGGGCGAGACGCCCGAGGAGATTGCCGGCATGGCGGCCACGATGCTGGCGCACGCCCGGCGGGTCGAGCTGGACCGCCCGGCGGTCGACATCGTCGGCACCGGCGGCGACGGCTCGAACTCGGTGAACATCTCGACGATGGCGACGATCGTCACGGCGGCCGCCGGCGCACCGGTGGCCAAGCACGGCAACCGCAGCGCGTCGTCGAAGTCCGGCGCGGCCGACGTCCTCGAGGCGCTCGGCGTGCGGATCAGCCTGCCCCCGGAGGACGTGCGGCGCAGCCTCACCGAGGTCGGCATCGGGTTCTTCCTGGCATCGGCGTTCCACCCGGCCCTGCGCCACGCCGGCCCGGTCCGCAGCGAGCTCGGCATCCCGACGACGTTCAACCTCCTGGGCCCCCTGACCAACCCGGCCCAGCCGGGCGCCGCGGTGATCGGCTGCGCGTACCAGGACAAGACGCGGGTGCTGGCCGAGACGTTCGCCCGCCGCGGCACAACGGCCCTGATCGTCCGCGGCGACGACGGCCTCGACGAGATCACCACGACGACGACGTCGACGGTCTGGGTGGTGACGGGCGGCACGGTGACCGAGCGCTCCCTGGACCCGGCCGACCTGGGCATCCCCCGAGCGACGGCGGACGACCTGCGCGGCGGCGACGCGGCGGCGAACGCGGAGGTGGTCCGCGAGCTGGTGGGCGGCAAGCCGGGCCCGGTCCGCGACGCGGTCCTGATCAACGCGGCCGCCGCACTGGCGGCGTTCACGGGCTTCTCGGAGTCCTTGGAGGACGATCTGCGGGCCGGTCTGGCGCGGGCCGCGGAGGCGATCGATTCGGGCGCCGCGGCGACGATGCTGGACCGCTGGATCGCGTTCAGCTGA
- the coxB gene encoding cytochrome c oxidase subunit II: MGQPERTLGKRTVRVAALAVLVALTATGCSGDEILRFGWPVGVTEQANQMRNLWTWTVVAALVVGVIVWALIFWTATFHRKKKTVDGEPEELPRQFQYNIPLELFTVVVPTIMVCVLFFFTATTESKVLDKIPNPDVKVQVVAFQWNWEFKYEDESAKRADGQQVSTVGSSGEIPLLVLPVGKTIQYDLVSTDVIHSFWVPEFHFKRDVMPNPEKNNQDSSFQNKIDREGSFVGRCAELCGTYHSVMNFEVRALSADKYDQYIGLRKQTNPATGQSFTAAEALAKMNCGELCTPHAVTTQPFNTDRTARTASN, translated from the coding sequence GTGGGACAACCCGAGCGCACCCTGGGGAAGCGGACCGTGCGCGTCGCCGCGCTGGCCGTGCTGGTCGCGCTGACCGCGACGGGCTGCTCCGGCGACGAGATCCTGCGGTTCGGCTGGCCGGTCGGTGTCACCGAGCAGGCGAACCAGATGCGGAACCTCTGGACCTGGACCGTGGTCGCGGCGCTGGTCGTCGGTGTCATCGTGTGGGCCCTGATCTTCTGGACCGCGACGTTCCACCGCAAGAAGAAGACGGTCGACGGCGAGCCGGAGGAGCTGCCCCGGCAGTTCCAGTACAACATCCCGCTCGAGCTGTTCACGGTCGTCGTGCCGACGATCATGGTCTGCGTCCTGTTCTTCTTCACCGCGACGACGGAGTCGAAGGTCCTGGACAAGATCCCGAACCCGGACGTCAAGGTCCAGGTCGTGGCGTTCCAGTGGAACTGGGAGTTCAAGTACGAGGACGAGTCCGCGAAGCGGGCGGACGGCCAGCAGGTGAGCACCGTCGGTTCGTCCGGCGAGATCCCGCTCCTGGTGCTGCCGGTCGGCAAGACCATCCAGTACGACCTGGTCTCCACCGACGTCATCCACTCCTTCTGGGTCCCGGAGTTCCACTTCAAGCGGGACGTCATGCCGAACCCGGAGAAGAACAACCAGGACAGCTCCTTCCAGAACAAGATCGACCGCGAGGGCTCCTTCGTCGGCCGGTGCGCGGAGCTGTGCGGCACCTACCACTCGGTGATGAACTTCGAGGTCCGCGCGCTATCGGCGGACAAGTACGACCAGTACATCGGGCTGCGCAAGCAGACGAACCCGGCGACCGGTCAGTCGTTCACCGCGGCCGAGGCGCTGGCGAAGATGAACTGCGGCGAGCTGTGCACCCCGCACGCGGTCACGACCCAGCCGTTCAACACCGACCGCACGGCCCGCACCGCGTCCAACTGA
- a CDS encoding iron-sulfur cluster assembly accessory protein, producing MTTAEHAGATQAETAEETHGVTLTDAAASKAKALLEQEGRDDMHLRIAVQPGGCAGLRYQLFFDERKLDGDLFRDFDGLQVAVDRMSAPYVSEAVIDFVDTIEKQGFTIDNPNATGSCACGDSFH from the coding sequence ATGACGACCGCTGAGCACGCCGGCGCGACGCAGGCCGAGACCGCCGAAGAGACCCACGGCGTCACGCTGACCGACGCCGCGGCTTCCAAGGCGAAGGCCCTGCTCGAGCAGGAGGGCCGCGACGACATGCACCTGCGCATCGCCGTCCAGCCCGGTGGCTGCGCGGGCCTGCGCTACCAGCTGTTCTTCGACGAGCGCAAGCTCGACGGCGACCTGTTCCGCGACTTCGACGGCCTCCAGGTCGCCGTGGACCGGATGAGCGCCCCGTACGTGTCGGAAGCCGTCATCGACTTCGTGGACACGATCGAGAAGCAGGGCTTCACGATCGACAACCCGAACGCGACCGGCTCCTGCGCCTGCGGCGACTCGTTCCACTGA
- a CDS encoding GlxA family transcriptional regulator translates to MDVNRVAVVLADRVSPFELGVACEVFGTDRSADGIEGWAFGVCSPGGDAVASWSGFGLSGLRDLDYAAAADLLIVPTCAPRTAPPPEPVLDVLRDAAGRGAWVAGFCAGVFTLGYAGLLDGRRCTVHWVYEAEFRARFPAADVDPQALYADDGGVLTSAGTVAAVDLCLHLVRRLRGVAAATTLARRMVAAPHRAGGQAQFVQAPVPASAAAGDAVVAEALEWVERRLDQPFTVAELARRSGLGERTFLRRFSAATGTTPHRWLTERRLDRAQALLEEGGLSVEDIATACGYASAAALRHQFTRLRGTSPSSYRTAFRG, encoded by the coding sequence ATGGACGTCAACCGGGTCGCGGTGGTGCTCGCCGACCGCGTTTCGCCGTTCGAGCTGGGCGTCGCGTGCGAGGTCTTCGGCACCGACCGCAGCGCCGACGGCATCGAGGGCTGGGCCTTCGGCGTCTGCTCGCCGGGCGGGGACGCGGTCGCCAGCTGGTCCGGGTTCGGCCTCTCCGGCCTGCGTGACCTCGATTACGCGGCGGCGGCGGACCTGCTCATCGTCCCGACGTGCGCGCCCCGGACAGCGCCGCCGCCGGAGCCGGTCCTGGACGTCCTGCGGGACGCCGCCGGGCGCGGGGCGTGGGTCGCCGGGTTCTGCGCGGGCGTCTTCACGCTGGGCTACGCGGGCCTGCTGGACGGGCGCCGCTGCACGGTCCACTGGGTGTACGAGGCGGAGTTCCGCGCGCGCTTCCCGGCCGCCGACGTCGACCCGCAGGCGCTGTACGCCGACGACGGAGGCGTCCTGACCAGCGCGGGCACGGTCGCGGCGGTCGACCTGTGCCTGCACCTGGTCCGCCGGCTGCGCGGGGTCGCGGCGGCCACGACGCTGGCGCGCCGGATGGTCGCGGCCCCGCACCGCGCGGGCGGGCAGGCCCAGTTCGTCCAGGCCCCGGTCCCGGCCTCGGCGGCGGCCGGCGACGCCGTGGTCGCGGAGGCTCTGGAATGGGTCGAGCGGCGCCTGGACCAGCCGTTCACGGTGGCGGAGCTGGCCCGCCGCAGCGGGCTCGGAGAACGGACGTTCCTGCGCCGCTTCTCGGCCGCCACGGGCACGACACCGCACCGGTGGCTGACGGAACGACGCCTGGACCGCGCCCAGGCCCTGCTGGAGGAGGGCGGGCTGTCGGTGGAGGACATCGCGACGGCCTGCGGCTACGCGTCGGCGGCCGCGTTGCGGCACCAGTTCACGCGGCTGCGCGGCACGAGCCCGTCGTCGTACCGGACGGCGTTCCGGGGCTGA
- a CDS encoding c-type cytochrome, whose protein sequence is MTTSTKSSERRYRARSKLRRRFAGLLALGIALVGAGALYAVFAPEPQTAQAQGTPAQLRLGEQVYNNTCIACHGANLEGVQDRGPSLIGIGDAAVYFQTSSGRMPAARQEAQVERKPPKLTEAEIDAVGAYIQAHGGGVQRPAEKGEALRGSDPARGGELFRLNCASCHNFTGRGGALSAGKYAPNLDPASEEQIYTAMLTGPQNMPKFSDRQLSPEEKKDIVAYVKSVSDGNNDPGGNGLGGVGPASEGVIAFIVGIAALIGVTLWIGSKA, encoded by the coding sequence ATGACCACCAGCACCAAATCGTCGGAGCGCCGCTACCGCGCGCGGTCGAAGCTGCGGAGGCGGTTCGCCGGCCTGCTCGCGCTCGGTATCGCGCTGGTGGGCGCCGGCGCCCTGTACGCCGTGTTCGCCCCGGAGCCGCAGACCGCGCAGGCACAGGGCACGCCGGCGCAGCTGCGCCTCGGCGAGCAGGTCTACAACAACACCTGCATCGCGTGCCACGGCGCGAACCTCGAGGGCGTGCAGGACCGCGGGCCGAGCCTGATCGGCATCGGCGACGCCGCGGTGTACTTCCAGACTTCTTCGGGCCGCATGCCCGCCGCGCGCCAGGAGGCGCAGGTCGAGCGGAAGCCGCCGAAGCTGACCGAGGCCGAGATCGACGCGGTCGGCGCCTACATCCAGGCGCACGGCGGCGGCGTCCAGCGCCCGGCCGAGAAGGGCGAGGCCCTGCGCGGCTCCGACCCGGCCCGCGGTGGCGAGCTGTTCCGCCTCAACTGCGCTTCGTGCCACAACTTCACCGGCCGCGGCGGCGCGCTGTCGGCGGGCAAGTACGCGCCGAACCTGGATCCGGCCAGCGAAGAGCAGATCTACACGGCCATGCTCACCGGCCCCCAGAACATGCCGAAGTTCTCCGACCGGCAGCTGTCGCCGGAGGAGAAGAAGGACATCGTCGCCTACGTTAAGTCGGTGTCCGACGGCAACAATGACCCGGGTGGTAACGGCCTCGGCGGGGTCGGCCCCGCTTCCGAGGGCGTCATCGCCTTCATCGTCGGGATCGCCGCGCTGATCGGCGTGACGTTGTGGATTGGATCGAAGGCATGA
- a CDS encoding DUF3043 domain-containing protein: protein MRFLRRSTTDTAADEPESADAVDVAGKSFTPGKGKATPKRRDAEAKKRGPVAPPPTTMREAMKRNKELRKSNPQTKDDRRAAAKLRRDRMMAGDDKYLLPRDRGPVKAYVRDLVDTRRNLLGLFMPLAIVVFLALLVPLPQVQSYITLLCTAMLLVMAIEGFVNGRKIAKLVREKFPKETVNGRSIGWYAFVRASQIRRLRVPKPRLKPGDAIPN, encoded by the coding sequence GTGAGGTTCCTGCGCCGAAGCACCACAGACACCGCCGCCGACGAGCCGGAGTCGGCGGACGCCGTCGACGTCGCGGGCAAGTCGTTCACGCCCGGTAAGGGCAAGGCCACGCCCAAGCGTCGAGACGCGGAGGCGAAGAAGCGCGGCCCGGTGGCGCCACCGCCGACCACCATGCGTGAGGCGATGAAGCGCAACAAGGAACTGCGCAAGTCGAACCCGCAGACGAAGGACGACCGCCGCGCCGCCGCCAAGCTCCGCCGCGACCGCATGATGGCGGGCGACGACAAGTACCTGCTCCCGCGCGACCGCGGGCCGGTCAAGGCGTACGTCCGCGACCTGGTCGACACCAGGCGCAACCTGCTGGGCCTGTTCATGCCGCTGGCGATCGTGGTGTTCCTGGCCCTGCTGGTGCCGCTGCCCCAGGTCCAGTCGTACATCACGCTGCTGTGCACGGCGATGCTGCTGGTGATGGCGATCGAGGGCTTCGTCAACGGCCGCAAGATCGCGAAGCTGGTGCGGGAGAAGTTCCCGAAGGAGACGGTCAACGGCCGTTCGATCGGCTGGTACGCGTTCGTCCGGGCTTCCCAGATCCGGCGCCTGCGGGTGCCCAAGCCGCGGCTGAAGCCGGGGGACGCGATCCCGAACTGA
- a CDS encoding DMT family transporter gives MTNAETRPLLQWSAAMAMSGTIGAVVLESGAAAPAVAFARCFVGGALLVLWCLSRGWLQSWRPSRRDLGLAVLGGLFLVGNWVLLFASYALSSISVSTVVYHTQPLILVGLAAAFLGEKVAKSHLARAAVAFGGVAVISLSAHGEDGKPVQLAGIGLALGAAVLYAGASFVAKQLKHIRPHLLAAVQTTVGALALAPLLLITPLPTTTSGLLWLVLLGTVHTALMYVLMYASIGKLPTTTVALLSYLYPVVAVLVDIAFYGHRPSWPEAVGMLAVLAAALAPQQGRRSAAAAAAAAAAAEEEGRERAVPEPTARG, from the coding sequence ATGACGAATGCGGAAACCCGCCCGCTCCTCCAGTGGTCCGCGGCGATGGCGATGTCCGGCACGATCGGCGCGGTCGTCCTCGAAAGCGGCGCCGCCGCCCCCGCCGTGGCGTTCGCCCGCTGCTTCGTGGGCGGTGCGCTGCTGGTGCTGTGGTGCCTTTCCCGCGGCTGGCTGCAGTCGTGGCGGCCGTCCCGCCGCGACCTCGGCCTGGCCGTGCTGGGCGGGCTCTTCCTGGTCGGCAACTGGGTGCTGCTGTTCGCCTCGTACGCGCTGTCGTCGATCTCGGTCAGCACGGTCGTCTACCACACGCAACCGCTGATCCTGGTCGGCCTGGCGGCCGCGTTCCTCGGCGAGAAGGTCGCGAAGAGCCACCTGGCCCGGGCCGCCGTCGCGTTCGGCGGGGTGGCGGTGATCTCCCTGTCCGCCCACGGCGAGGACGGGAAACCCGTGCAGCTGGCGGGAATCGGCCTCGCACTCGGCGCGGCGGTGCTCTACGCCGGAGCGTCTTTCGTGGCGAAGCAGCTGAAGCACATCCGCCCGCACCTGCTGGCCGCGGTGCAGACGACGGTGGGCGCGCTGGCGCTGGCGCCCCTGCTGCTGATCACGCCCCTCCCGACGACGACTTCGGGGCTGCTGTGGCTGGTCCTGCTCGGGACCGTCCACACGGCACTGATGTACGTGCTGATGTACGCGAGCATCGGCAAGCTCCCGACCACGACGGTGGCGCTGCTGTCCTACCTGTACCCGGTGGTGGCGGTCCTGGTGGACATCGCGTTCTACGGCCACCGCCCGAGCTGGCCGGAGGCGGTGGGCATGCTGGCGGTCCTGGCGGCGGCACTGGCACCGCAACAGGGCCGGCGGTCTGCTGCTGCCGCTGCTGCCGCTGCTGCCGCTGCGGAGGAGGAGGGGCGGGAGCGGGCGGTGCCCGAGCCCACCGCTCGCGGGTGA
- a CDS encoding heme-copper oxidase subunit III, with product MRRVTTAAPTISQRVHSLNRPNMVSVGTIVWLSSELMFFAGLFAMFFTVKAQNPVGETWPPRLHGEEFHLNVAYAIPFTVILVLSSLTCQFGVFAAERGDVYGLRRWYIITLIMGAIFVGGQANEYHNLVEEGMTIPSGPFGTVFYLATGFHGLHVIGGLIAFVYLLIRTKLSKFTPAQATSAIVVSYYWHFVDIVWVGLFGVIYLLP from the coding sequence ATGCGACGCGTGACAACGGCAGCTCCCACCATCAGTCAGCGGGTCCACTCGCTGAACCGGCCGAACATGGTCAGTGTCGGCACCATCGTGTGGCTGTCCAGCGAGCTGATGTTCTTCGCCGGACTGTTCGCGATGTTCTTCACCGTCAAGGCGCAGAACCCGGTCGGGGAGACCTGGCCGCCGCGCCTGCACGGCGAGGAGTTCCACCTCAACGTGGCGTACGCGATCCCGTTCACGGTGATCCTCGTGCTGTCCTCGCTGACCTGCCAGTTCGGGGTGTTCGCCGCCGAGCGCGGCGACGTCTACGGGCTGCGCCGCTGGTACATCATCACGTTGATCATGGGCGCGATCTTCGTCGGCGGCCAGGCCAACGAGTACCACAACCTGGTCGAAGAGGGGATGACGATCCCGTCCGGCCCGTTCGGCACGGTCTTCTACCTCGCCACCGGGTTCCACGGCCTGCACGTCATCGGCGGGCTCATCGCCTTCGTGTACCTGCTCATCCGCACGAAACTGAGCAAGTTCACGCCCGCCCAGGCCACGTCGGCGATCGTCGTGTCCTACTACTGGCACTTCGTCGACATCGTGTGGGTCGGCCTGTTCGGTGTGATCTACCTCCTTCCGTAG